The window GAATTGATCACTGTTGCTGTATCTTTGTATTACATCTAGTTTCGGATAtgttatttgatatttaatcaaTTGCATGAGTATGACACTGGGAAATAAATGCATTTCACAGATTAACTAAGACAAgataattcattccttgtctGTACAAGTAGTATtgaatcaaaaaaaattctagATTATGACAGGACAGAGTCTTTGTTTGTAAGGAAGAACAGAAGATGTGGAGGATCGGTTTAGTGGTTAAATTTTTAGATTGACAATTAACAGAGGGGCCTTAAATATaggtataatatataattggCATCCTACATTAAAATTGACATCTGTAATAAATGATTCTTTTGATAGGGTGATTCCCTAGGAGACTGGACGTTTAGAAGTAAAAGCAGACAAGAGAGTGGTTGCCTCGAAGGAGGCTGCAAAGTATGCATGTTTGCACTGGAGGTGACTGAGGAGCTTGATGCCTGGCCAGAGCAGGAAAACCATGACAGAAAATGGGTCAGTATGACTGAACCACTTGTAAATATATTGTACTATACACACTTACAAGCCACACACAAGTTTTAGTTTTCTGCATTGGTGATTCAGAAAACTTTGGAGTTTAACATTTTAGTGTCATTCTTTATGCAGTTGTTTATAAAAGATGCATTCCAGCTGTGCCGCTACAAGTGGATGAGTACAGCCCTGGAAAAGTTTTTAGAAGTAATGGCTACAGAAGAAAAACACGGGGCAGGCCAAAGTTTAGTAGTCTTGCACCCAGCTCAAGTTTCAGACGTAGACGATAGTTTAGTGGTCCTGAATCCTGCTCCAGCATCAGAGGTGGTTACGGAAAACCCAATAATGTCAACTAACTGTTTGCCAAGCCTGCTAAGCCAAAATTCCACCGTCTTGGAATCCTTCAAGTGCCCAGCACAGCAATGTTAGTCATATGATCAGCATTTCCTTTATTGGAGATGCATGTCACATGTTTAGCTCGGGCATAACAAGTGTTTTCCGGGCGGTAGGTGTGTGTTTCTAATTGTGCTTTTGTTTTTCACAGTTCACTCCACCAGTGATGAGAGTAACAACAGAATCAGAgctggaagactagtttctgtGATTCAAGTATAGAAGATGAATCCTTGTGCATTTCTGGTGTAGATTTGTGCATGATCTCCAAATCCAGTAATTACCTTCTGCACTAGTATCAAATAACAACGCAGATGGATCCATATCTGTACGGGCAGTTGTTATAGGTAAATTCCGGACATTGTTAAGTGAAATCACCAAGTGATTTTTATCAGCCATGATATAAAGAAATCAGCAAGTTGTTCGTAGATTTATTTATATCATCAGCAAGTTGTTCGTAGATATATTTGGTTTGCTTGATGATCGTTGTGGTAGGAAATAAATCAGTTGTAATTACGAACAGAAGAAATAGAGTTT of the Daucus carota subsp. sativus chromosome 4, DH1 v3.0, whole genome shotgun sequence genome contains:
- the LOC108216230 gene encoding nudix hydrolase 13, mitochondrial isoform X1 → MSIIEARKGRQRQRYEDNLRLVSGCIPYRVVRNNAEDSFDLESSLEVLMISSPNRDDLVFPKGGWENDETVEEAACREALEEAGVKGIIKGDSLGDWTFRSKSRQESGCLEGGCKVCMFALEVTEELDAWPEQENHDRKWLFIKDAFQLCRYKWMSTALEKFLEVMATEEKHGAGQSLVVLHPAQVSDVDDSLVVLNPAPASEVVTENPIMSTNCLPSLLSQNSTVLESFKCPAQQFHSTSDESNNRIRAGRLVSVIQV
- the LOC108216230 gene encoding nudix hydrolase 13, mitochondrial isoform X2; protein product: MSIIEARKGRQRQRYEDNLRLVSGCIPYRVVRNNAEDSFDLESSLEVLMISSPNRDDLVFPKGGWENDETVEEAACREALEEAGVKGIIKGDSLGDWTFRSKSRQESGCLEGGCKVCMFALEVTEELDAWPEQENHDRKWLFIKDAFQLCRYKWMSTALEKFLEVMATEEKHGAGQSLVVLHPAQVSDVDDSLVVLNPAPASEFTPPVMRVTTESELED